From the genome of Lentisphaera araneosa HTCC2155, one region includes:
- the ltrA gene encoding group II intron reverse transcriptase/maturase produces the protein MTKHTWEHLGRTEEIRAWASTSVWTDQMLGTLETRVEGKKWYSLIDKVAREVNLIEAWESVRANGGSHGVDMVSLDRYESELEHNTKQLMKQLQAGTYLPQCVRRVEIPKADGKTRALGIPTVRDRVVQTALKNVIEPIYDVDFSTQSFGFRPQRGCKDALRRVHHLLTQGQLYVIDADIQSYFDMIPHDKLMERVKEKISDGKTLDLIEAFLKAGIFDGIKEWDPEKGTPQGGVISPLLANIYLNEFDHRMTAAGFEIVRYADDFLVVCNNAKSAKRGLRKIKRWMKAHGLNLHPDKTRIADMNQQDEYFEFLGYHFERSKRTGRINRWPRKQSMAKMKDTVRKHTRRCNWQSVEEIIKGLRPSLKGWYEYFKHSNRWAMLEVDAFFRRRLRSIIAKYNRKKGSHRFIDNRKYTKKYFAELGFFSLEEAWLLESQSLRSKH, from the coding sequence ATGACTAAACATACATGGGAGCACTTAGGGCGCACCGAAGAAATTCGTGCGTGGGCCTCGACTTCAGTCTGGACAGATCAGATGCTGGGAACTCTTGAAACAAGAGTTGAAGGTAAGAAATGGTATAGCTTAATAGATAAAGTAGCGCGAGAAGTAAACCTTATAGAAGCTTGGGAATCTGTTCGTGCAAACGGCGGGAGTCACGGGGTGGATATGGTGAGCTTGGATCGTTACGAATCAGAGCTAGAGCACAATACAAAGCAATTGATGAAGCAACTGCAGGCAGGGACTTACCTACCACAATGCGTTCGCAGGGTAGAGATCCCAAAAGCAGATGGTAAAACGCGTGCTTTGGGAATACCGACCGTGCGCGATAGAGTTGTTCAGACTGCGCTCAAGAATGTTATTGAACCGATATATGATGTGGATTTTTCTACACAAAGTTTTGGTTTTCGTCCGCAACGTGGATGTAAAGATGCGCTTCGGCGTGTTCATCATCTACTTACGCAGGGACAGCTCTACGTCATTGATGCGGATATTCAAAGTTACTTTGATATGATACCGCACGACAAACTCATGGAACGAGTCAAAGAGAAAATAAGCGATGGCAAGACCCTAGATCTTATAGAAGCTTTCCTCAAAGCAGGAATATTTGATGGGATCAAGGAGTGGGATCCCGAGAAAGGGACTCCGCAAGGAGGCGTAATTAGCCCACTACTTGCCAATATTTACCTCAATGAATTCGACCACAGGATGACAGCGGCTGGCTTTGAAATCGTAAGGTATGCGGATGACTTTCTGGTGGTGTGTAATAATGCGAAATCGGCTAAGAGGGGCTTGCGCAAAATCAAGCGTTGGATGAAGGCTCATGGTCTGAACCTCCATCCCGATAAAACCCGAATTGCCGACATGAATCAGCAGGATGAGTACTTTGAATTTCTAGGTTATCACTTTGAGCGCTCGAAAAGAACGGGCAGGATAAATAGGTGGCCAAGAAAACAGAGTATGGCTAAAATGAAAGACACTGTGCGAAAGCATACGAGGCGTTGTAACTGGCAATCGGTAGAAGAAATCATTAAAGGTCTCAGGCCTAGTCTCAAAGGTTGGTATGAGTACTTCAAACACTCAAATCGTTGGGCTATGCTCGAAGTTGATGCTTTCTTTCGTCGAAGGTTACGAAGTATTATCGCTAAGTACAATCGTAAGAAAGGTTCACATCGCTTTATAGATAACAGGAAATATACCAAGAAATACTTTGCAGAGCTAGGGTTCTTTTCACTGGAAGAGGCTTGGCTATTGGAATCTCAGTCTCTTCGGAGTAAGCATTGA
- a CDS encoding IS110 family transposase, with translation MYNTRTKNPSEYQVIIAIDWADQKHDLRILKDCEEECKVISSDLLTLKNFFDTLILETVNGSIAIVIESCQSALMNLLISFTEFDIYVVHPTTASKFAKTFHLSGAKSDRADTKSLLELYLKHPDKVQKVDSSFSKGKLKRLNIKRRDLVDDRTRLTNQLTALLKIYYPNALKVVGNHLYADMFLDFLDKYPSPQDVINAHQIGITKFFNKRSTNHSKTKERVQILRSSVIVVNDEDELDYYIFEIQQFCHRIRSLNKVIKAYDEKIEQAYRSNEDYEMFQSFPGAGPSIGPRLMAFFGDDRDKFKSVNEVLKISEIAPVTIQSGKMNIVRRRFLCDRFTQLSFVEFANNSIRSSIWAHEFYYHKKALNIPHFTILRALAYKWIRIMYRCWKTRTPYNEKTYLEVLEKRQPAWFQKFVN, from the coding sequence ATGTATAATACAAGAACTAAAAATCCATCTGAATATCAAGTTATTATTGCGATCGACTGGGCTGATCAAAAACATGACCTACGAATTCTTAAGGATTGTGAAGAAGAATGTAAAGTTATCAGTAGCGATTTACTTACTCTCAAAAACTTCTTTGATACACTCATACTTGAAACTGTTAATGGTTCCATTGCCATTGTCATCGAGAGCTGTCAATCTGCACTGATGAATTTATTAATATCATTCACAGAGTTTGATATCTATGTGGTTCATCCTACGACTGCTTCAAAGTTTGCTAAAACATTTCATTTGAGTGGTGCTAAAAGTGACCGAGCAGATACTAAATCATTACTTGAACTGTATTTAAAACATCCTGATAAAGTTCAAAAAGTAGACTCATCTTTTTCAAAGGGGAAACTGAAGCGACTTAATATAAAAAGGCGTGATTTAGTAGATGATAGAACTCGTTTAACTAATCAATTAACTGCGTTATTGAAGATTTATTACCCAAACGCCCTCAAAGTCGTGGGCAATCATTTATATGCAGATATGTTTCTAGACTTTTTAGATAAATATCCAAGCCCGCAGGATGTCATTAATGCTCATCAAATCGGCATTACCAAATTCTTTAACAAACGCAGTACCAATCATAGTAAAACAAAAGAGAGAGTTCAAATATTACGCTCCTCCGTAATTGTTGTTAATGATGAAGATGAGTTGGATTACTACATATTTGAGATACAACAATTCTGCCACAGAATCAGGAGTTTAAATAAGGTCATTAAAGCTTATGACGAAAAAATTGAGCAAGCATATCGCAGTAATGAAGACTATGAAATGTTTCAATCTTTCCCAGGAGCAGGCCCTAGTATCGGCCCACGTCTTATGGCTTTCTTTGGGGACGATCGAGATAAATTTAAGTCTGTAAATGAGGTTCTTAAAATCAGTGAAATAGCTCCTGTGACAATTCAGAGTGGAAAAATGAATATTGTCCGAAGACGTTTTTTATGTGATAGGTTCACTCAACTTAGTTTTGTGGAGTTCGCAAATAATTCCATAAGATCGTCAATATGGGCACATGAATTTTATTATCATAAGAAAGCTCTTAACATACCTCATTTCACTATACTTAGAGCTTTGGCATACAAATGGATTCGTATCATGTATCGCTGCTGGAAAACGAGAACTCCATATAATGAAAAGACCTATCTGGAAGTATTGGAGAAAAGACAACCTGCATGGTTTCAGAAATTCGTTAATTAA